The proteins below are encoded in one region of Vibrio sp. ED004:
- a CDS encoding cation:proton antiporter family protein: MELILISTAFIAGFIALKCHLPPLVGFLVAGFGLFAFGFETNDTIITLADLGVTLLLFTIGLKLDIKTLLSKEIWAGATMHNLLSTLFFAVALFGFKFLGISSLAAMSVEQIVLLGFALSFSSTVFAVKTLQEKGEMNATYGTLAIGILVMQDIFAVVFLTASTGKIPEWYAIALFALPLLRPLFYKVLDWVGHGEMLVLSGIFFALVVGAGLFHLVGVKPDLGALVLGMLLAGHPKASELSKSLFNLKELFLVCFFLNIGLSEQPTIQGFMLAILFLLMLPVKGVLYFLVLNRFKFRVRTSLLASLSLFNYSEFGLIVGGLAFKMGWMSGDILVAVAIAVSLSFLIAAPLNRAGHKLYQQSGKWLKEHASEKLHRRDKRIDPGRAQVLILGMGRIGTGAYDELRSRYGKVSLGVEVREEAAHNHRSHGRNVISGDATDPDFWERILDTANVKLVILAMPHHQGNQTALDQLKSRNFKGQIAAIAEYPDQLETLKENGVDAAFNIYSEAGSGFARHVCEQLNPNINKI, translated from the coding sequence ATGGAACTTATATTAATATCCACTGCGTTTATCGCAGGATTTATTGCTTTAAAGTGTCACCTTCCCCCATTAGTTGGTTTTTTGGTTGCAGGCTTTGGGCTTTTTGCCTTTGGCTTTGAAACCAATGACACCATCATTACTTTAGCTGACCTTGGTGTCACGCTACTTCTATTTACTATCGGCTTAAAACTCGACATCAAAACCCTGCTCTCTAAAGAGATCTGGGCTGGCGCGACAATGCACAACCTTTTGTCCACTCTGTTTTTCGCTGTCGCCCTATTTGGTTTTAAGTTCTTAGGTATTTCATCGCTGGCCGCCATGTCGGTAGAACAGATCGTTCTGCTTGGTTTTGCTCTTTCATTCTCTAGTACGGTATTTGCAGTTAAGACTCTGCAAGAGAAAGGTGAAATGAATGCGACCTACGGAACGTTAGCGATTGGTATCTTGGTCATGCAGGATATCTTCGCCGTAGTATTCCTAACGGCTTCTACAGGCAAAATACCTGAGTGGTATGCGATTGCTCTGTTTGCCCTGCCTTTACTACGCCCACTGTTCTACAAAGTGCTCGATTGGGTTGGTCACGGCGAGATGCTGGTTCTGTCCGGCATCTTCTTCGCACTAGTCGTCGGTGCTGGTTTATTCCATTTGGTTGGTGTGAAACCAGACCTAGGGGCTCTTGTTCTAGGTATGTTACTTGCTGGTCATCCAAAAGCCTCAGAGTTATCAAAATCGCTTTTTAACCTTAAAGAGCTTTTCCTTGTCTGTTTCTTCTTGAACATTGGTTTGTCAGAGCAACCAACCATTCAAGGCTTTATGCTTGCAATCTTGTTCTTACTGATGCTGCCAGTGAAAGGTGTTCTCTACTTCTTGGTGCTCAACCGTTTCAAGTTCCGTGTTCGAACGTCTCTACTCGCCTCATTATCACTGTTTAACTACAGCGAATTTGGCCTCATCGTTGGTGGTCTTGCCTTCAAGATGGGTTGGATGTCGGGTGATATCCTAGTTGCGGTAGCCATTGCGGTTTCACTGTCGTTCTTAATCGCTGCACCTTTAAACCGAGCTGGTCACAAGCTTTATCAGCAGTCAGGTAAATGGCTGAAAGAGCATGCGTCAGAAAAGCTTCACCGACGTGATAAGCGAATTGACCCAGGCCGAGCACAAGTGCTTATTCTTGGTATGGGCCGAATTGGTACTGGTGCTTATGACGAATTACGCTCTCGCTATGGCAAAGTTAGCCTAGGTGTTGAAGTTCGTGAAGAAGCAGCACACAACCACAGAAGCCATGGCAGAAACGTGATTTCCGGCGACGCGACTGACCCGGACTTCTGGGAACGTATCTTAGATACCGCCAATGTGAAATTGGTGATCTTGGCTATGCCGCACCACCAAGGTAATCAAACCGCTTTAGACCAGTTGAAATCTCGAAACTTCAAAGGTCAAATTGCGGCGATTGCTGAATATCCGGATCAACTCGAAACGCTCAAAGAAAACGGTGTTGATGCGGCATTTAACATTTATAGCGAAGCCGGTAGTGGTTTTGCTCGCCACGTATGTGAACAGCTAAACCCAAACATCAATAAAATCTAG
- the asnB gene encoding asparagine synthase B: protein MCSVFGILDIKSDAAALRPIALEMSKKLRHRGPDWSGIYAGEKAILAHERLAIVGLNSGAQPLYSQDKKHILAVNGEIYNHKELRARYEDKYQFQTDSDCEVILALYQEMGADLLEELNGIFAFVLYDEEKDEYLVGRDHIGIIPLYQGYDEHGNYYVASEMKALVPVCKTISEFPPGSFYSSKDAEPQRYYIRDWNEYAAVQGNSTSKEELTEALEAAVKRQLMTDVPYGVLLSGGLDSSITSAVAKRYAAMRIEDDEQSEAWWPQLHSFAVGLEGAPDLIAAREVADKIGTVHHEMTYTIQEGLDAIRDVIYHIETYDVTTIRASTPMYLLARKIKAMGIKMVLSGEGADEIFGGYLYFHKAPNAKEFHEETVRKLLALNMFDCARANKSLAAWGVEGRVPFLDKEFIDVAMRLNPEDKMCGNGKMEKHILRECFEDYLPDSIAWRQKEQFSDGVGYDWIDTLKATAEAKVTDKQMETAQFRFPYNTPTTKEGYAYREIFEELFPLESAAECVPGGPSVACSSAKAIEWDESFQNCVDPSGRAVQAVHNDAYNA, encoded by the coding sequence ATGTGTTCAGTATTTGGCATTCTCGACATTAAAAGTGATGCCGCAGCACTTCGCCCAATTGCTTTAGAAATGTCTAAAAAGCTTCGTCACCGTGGTCCAGACTGGTCTGGCATTTATGCTGGTGAAAAAGCAATCCTTGCTCACGAGCGTTTAGCTATCGTTGGTTTAAACAGTGGTGCTCAACCACTATACAGCCAAGATAAAAAGCATATTCTTGCAGTAAACGGCGAAATCTATAACCACAAAGAACTTCGTGCTCGCTACGAAGACAAGTACCAATTCCAGACAGATTCTGACTGTGAAGTTATTCTTGCGCTATACCAAGAAATGGGTGCTGACCTACTAGAAGAACTTAACGGTATTTTCGCCTTCGTTTTATACGATGAAGAGAAAGACGAATACCTAGTAGGCCGTGATCACATCGGCATCATCCCGCTTTACCAAGGCTACGATGAACACGGTAACTACTACGTTGCTTCAGAAATGAAAGCACTGGTTCCAGTATGTAAAACAATCAGTGAGTTCCCTCCTGGTAGCTTCTACTCTTCTAAAGATGCAGAGCCTCAGCGTTACTACATTCGTGATTGGAACGAATATGCAGCAGTTCAAGGCAACAGCACAAGCAAAGAAGAACTGACTGAAGCACTAGAAGCAGCGGTCAAACGCCAACTAATGACTGACGTACCTTACGGTGTACTTCTATCGGGTGGTCTAGACTCATCAATTACTTCAGCAGTAGCGAAACGTTATGCCGCAATGCGTATTGAAGATGATGAGCAATCTGAAGCTTGGTGGCCACAACTGCACTCGTTTGCGGTTGGCCTAGAAGGTGCGCCAGATCTTATCGCTGCTCGTGAAGTGGCTGACAAAATCGGTACAGTACACCACGAGATGACATACACGATTCAGGAAGGCCTAGACGCAATCCGTGACGTTATCTACCACATCGAAACTTACGATGTAACGACGATTCGTGCATCAACTCCGATGTACTTGCTAGCTCGTAAGATCAAGGCGATGGGCATCAAGATGGTACTTTCTGGTGAAGGTGCGGATGAAATTTTCGGTGGTTACCTGTATTTCCACAAAGCGCCAAACGCGAAAGAGTTCCACGAAGAAACAGTACGTAAATTGCTGGCTCTGAACATGTTTGACTGTGCTCGTGCAAACAAATCGTTGGCAGCATGGGGCGTTGAAGGCCGTGTACCTTTCTTGGATAAAGAGTTCATTGATGTTGCAATGCGTTTGAACCCTGAAGACAAGATGTGCGGTAACGGTAAGATGGAGAAACACATCCTACGTGAGTGTTTTGAAGACTACCTACCAGATTCAATCGCATGGCGTCAAAAAGAGCAATTTTCTGACGGCGTTGGCTACGATTGGATTGATACGTTGAAAGCAACTGCTGAAGCGAAAGTAACGGATAAACAAATGGAAACAGCTCAGTTCCGTTTCCCTTACAACACGCCAACAACCAAAGAAGGTTACGCTTACCGTGAAATCTTTGAAGAGTTGTTCCCGCTAGAATCAGCAGCAGAGTGTGTACCTGGTGGTCCATCTGTGGCTTGTTCATCAGCAAAAGCTATCGAATGGGATGAGTCTTTCCAAAACTGTGTTGACCCATCTGGCCGTGCAGTACAAGCCGTTCACAACGATGCTTACAACGCTTAA
- the rfaH gene encoding transcription/translation regulatory transformer protein RfaH: MKRWYLLYCKRGDQKRAQQHLENQGVECFYPQIEVEKVVRGKEKQVKEPLFPSYIFVRFDYEQGPSFTTVRSTRGVVDFIKFGARPHEVQGDLVFELKEFEKCCNNETEDCCVEFESGQVVKIKSGQFAGIEAIFHQKDGEARSIMLVKMISQVVPISIENEALQAHA; encoded by the coding sequence ATGAAACGTTGGTATTTGCTCTACTGTAAGCGTGGTGATCAAAAACGCGCTCAACAGCACCTAGAAAATCAGGGGGTAGAGTGCTTTTACCCTCAAATAGAAGTCGAAAAGGTGGTTAGAGGGAAAGAGAAGCAGGTCAAAGAGCCGCTGTTCCCGTCTTACATCTTTGTTCGCTTTGACTATGAACAAGGCCCTAGCTTTACGACAGTTCGTTCAACGCGCGGTGTGGTCGACTTTATTAAGTTCGGCGCAAGACCGCATGAAGTCCAAGGTGACTTAGTTTTCGAACTCAAAGAGTTTGAGAAGTGTTGCAATAACGAAACTGAAGATTGTTGTGTTGAGTTTGAGTCTGGGCAGGTGGTTAAGATTAAGAGTGGCCAGTTCGCTGGCATTGAAGCGATTTTCCATCAGAAAGATGGTGAAGCTCGCTCTATCATGCTCGTAAAAATGATCAGCCAAGTGGTTCCTATCAGTATTGAGAACGAAGCACTGCAAGCTCACGCATAA
- a CDS encoding peptide MFS transporter, translating into MPSTHNIFGHPRGLFLLFSTELWERFSYYAMRAILVLFLTDTTLNGGLGWSTKDALDLYGIYTGLVYITPLIGGWIADNYLGQRKSILIGGVLMALGQFTLALPNGFIGLDQVNALYLGLALLISGNGMFKPNISTMVGDLYQEGDNRRDGAFTIFYMGINLGALLGGLISGAAVDSFGWKAGFLAAGIGMVISLIMQMTMAQSWLGNIGSVPAAARAKELNKSKEKAPLTKEEFDRLKVILIMGLFVIVFWAGFEQAGGLMNIYTQQYTDRMIGGFEVPAAWFQSLNPFFIITLAPIIAAFWVKLGKREPNSPVKFAMALFFLALGFVCMMGAVMEQGGDLTVKTSMLWLVGAFFFHTLGELCLSPIGLSLVTKLAPLRLASLMMGAWFGFNAVANYVAGLVGSHVGELGAMSIFGGIAITATISGVLLLLCAGKLVSWMHGVETNMTLEAEPKAETAETSVA; encoded by the coding sequence ATGCCAAGCACTCACAACATCTTTGGCCACCCTAGAGGCCTATTTCTACTATTTAGCACAGAGCTATGGGAACGTTTCTCCTACTATGCAATGCGTGCAATTCTTGTTTTATTCTTAACTGATACCACTCTTAATGGTGGCCTTGGTTGGTCAACAAAAGACGCTCTCGATCTCTACGGGATCTACACGGGTTTAGTCTACATCACACCATTAATTGGTGGCTGGATTGCTGATAACTACCTAGGACAACGTAAATCGATCCTAATTGGTGGTGTATTAATGGCTCTTGGCCAATTTACACTTGCTCTACCAAACGGCTTTATTGGCTTAGACCAAGTCAACGCTCTGTACCTTGGTTTAGCACTGCTTATCAGTGGTAACGGTATGTTTAAGCCAAACATCTCAACCATGGTTGGCGATTTGTACCAAGAAGGTGATAACCGCCGTGATGGTGCTTTCACCATTTTCTACATGGGCATCAACTTAGGCGCACTACTTGGTGGCTTGATTTCGGGTGCAGCAGTGGATTCTTTCGGTTGGAAAGCAGGCTTCTTGGCTGCTGGTATTGGTATGGTTATTAGCTTGATCATGCAGATGACGATGGCTCAATCTTGGTTAGGCAACATCGGTTCTGTGCCTGCGGCTGCTCGAGCAAAAGAGCTGAACAAATCAAAAGAGAAAGCGCCACTCACCAAAGAAGAGTTCGACAGACTAAAAGTTATTCTGATTATGGGTCTGTTCGTGATCGTGTTCTGGGCTGGCTTTGAACAAGCTGGCGGCCTAATGAACATCTACACTCAACAATATACTGACCGTATGATTGGTGGCTTTGAAGTTCCAGCTGCTTGGTTCCAATCTCTGAACCCATTCTTCATCATTACACTTGCACCGATCATCGCTGCATTTTGGGTGAAATTAGGTAAGCGTGAACCAAACTCTCCTGTTAAATTTGCGATGGCGTTGTTCTTCTTAGCACTTGGCTTTGTGTGCATGATGGGCGCGGTAATGGAACAAGGTGGTGACCTAACAGTGAAAACATCAATGCTATGGCTAGTGGGTGCTTTCTTCTTCCATACACTTGGTGAGCTTTGTTTATCGCCTATTGGCCTGTCGTTGGTCACTAAGCTAGCTCCACTTCGTTTAGCATCACTAATGATGGGTGCTTGGTTTGGCTTCAATGCGGTTGCAAACTACGTTGCAGGCCTAGTGGGTTCTCACGTTGGTGAACTTGGCGCGATGTCTATCTTTGGTGGTATCGCGATTACAGCAACAATTAGTGGCGTATTACTGCTTCTTTGTGCTGGTAAGCTTGTATCATGGATGCATGGTGTAGAAACCAACATGACGCTTGAAGCAGAGCCAAAAGCTGAAACAGCAGAAACCTCTGTTGCTTAA
- the hemH gene encoding ferrochelatase — protein sequence MENNKKQGVLLVNLGTPDSATPAGVRRFLSEFLHDKRVVNLTRWLWCPILHGVILPIRSPKVAKLYQSVWMDDGSPLLVYSQRQAEKLEKKLEMPVALGMTYGNPSLKTGIEQLMEQGVEDIIVLPLYPQYSGTTTAAVSDGLTKAFKQMPVIPSYRFIRDYYSHPSYAKALAESVRSHWDQNGKADHLVCSFHGIPKRLADEGDIYPQHCEATTKLLAAELGLSEEDITMTYQSRFGREEWLKPYTDETLESLPGKGIKKIDIMAPAFSVDCLETLEEISDQCKETFIEAGGSDFSYIMCLNDRDSHIDMMAELVALHR from the coding sequence ATGGAAAATAATAAAAAGCAGGGCGTTTTACTGGTGAACTTAGGCACGCCAGATTCTGCGACCCCAGCTGGCGTTCGTCGATTTTTGAGTGAGTTCTTGCACGACAAGCGAGTAGTAAACCTAACTCGTTGGCTTTGGTGTCCTATTCTGCATGGGGTGATTCTTCCTATTCGTTCACCTAAGGTCGCGAAGCTGTATCAGTCGGTTTGGATGGATGATGGCTCACCTTTGCTCGTTTACTCGCAGAGACAAGCGGAAAAGCTAGAGAAAAAATTGGAGATGCCGGTTGCATTGGGAATGACCTATGGTAACCCAAGCCTTAAGACGGGCATCGAGCAACTGATGGAGCAGGGCGTAGAAGACATTATCGTATTACCTTTATACCCTCAGTACTCAGGCACAACGACAGCGGCTGTTTCTGATGGCTTAACTAAAGCTTTTAAGCAGATGCCTGTAATTCCAAGCTATCGCTTTATCCGTGACTACTATTCACATCCGAGCTATGCCAAAGCACTGGCTGAAAGCGTTCGTAGCCATTGGGATCAAAATGGCAAAGCCGATCATTTGGTTTGTTCGTTCCACGGCATTCCGAAGCGCTTAGCTGATGAAGGCGATATCTACCCACAGCACTGTGAAGCAACGACAAAACTGCTTGCAGCAGAGCTAGGTTTATCTGAAGAAGACATCACCATGACCTACCAATCTCGATTTGGTCGAGAGGAGTGGTTGAAGCCTTACACAGACGAAACGCTAGAGTCATTGCCAGGAAAAGGTATTAAGAAGATTGATATCATGGCTCCTGCATTCTCGGTGGATTGCTTGGAAACATTGGAAGAGATTTCAGACCAGTGTAAAGAGACTTTCATCGAAGCTGGTGGCTCAGACTTTAGCTACATTATGTGTCTTAACGATAGAGACTCGCATATCGATATGATGGCTGAACTAGTAGCGCTTCATCGCTAA
- the adk gene encoding adenylate kinase, with amino-acid sequence MRIILLGAPGAGKGTQANFIMNKFGIPQISTGDMLRAAIKAGTELGKQAKSVIDAGQLVSDEIILGLIKERIAQDDCEKGFLLDGFPRTIPQADGLKEMGIAVDYVVEFDVADDVIVERMAGRRAHLPSGRTYHTVYNPPKEEGKDDVTGEELVVRDDDKEETVRARLGVYHDQTAPLISYYGKEAEVGNTQYLKFDGTKQVAEVSAELEKALA; translated from the coding sequence ATGCGCATCATTCTTCTAGGTGCTCCTGGCGCGGGTAAAGGTACTCAAGCTAACTTCATCATGAACAAATTTGGTATCCCTCAAATTTCAACTGGTGACATGCTACGTGCTGCTATCAAAGCGGGTACTGAGCTTGGTAAGCAAGCAAAATCAGTAATCGACGCTGGTCAGCTAGTTTCTGATGAAATTATCCTTGGTCTTATCAAAGAGCGTATCGCTCAAGATGACTGTGAGAAAGGTTTCCTACTAGACGGTTTCCCACGCACAATCCCACAAGCTGATGGCCTAAAAGAAATGGGCATCGCTGTTGATTACGTTGTTGAATTCGACGTAGCTGACGATGTGATTGTTGAGCGTATGGCTGGTCGTCGTGCTCACCTTCCTTCAGGCCGTACATACCACACTGTGTACAACCCGCCTAAAGAAGAAGGTAAAGATGACGTAACTGGCGAAGAGCTAGTTGTACGTGATGACGACAAAGAAGAAACAGTTCGTGCACGTCTAGGCGTATACCACGATCAAACAGCTCCGCTTATCTCTTACTACGGTAAAGAAGCTGAAGTAGGCAACACTCAGTACCTTAAGTTTGACGGTACTAAGCAAGTTGCTGAAGTTAGTGCAGAACTTGAGAAAGCACTAGCATAA
- the htpG gene encoding molecular chaperone HtpG translates to MSETATQNKETRGFQSEVKQLLHLMIHSLYSNKEIFLRELISNASDAADKLRFQALSNGDLYQGDADLGVKLSFNAEANTLTISDNGIGMSRDNVIEHLGTIAKSGTADFFSKLSEDQSKDSQLIGQFGVGFYSAFIVADAVTVRTRAAGLASNEAVQWHSAGEGDYTIEDITKESRGTDIILHMREDGKEFLNEWRLREVIGKYSDHIGIPVSIFTAVKDDEGKDTEEKHWEQINKAQALWTRNKSDIEKEEYQEFYKHVSHDFADPLTWSHNKVEGKNDYTSLLYIPAKAPWDMMNRDHKSGLKLYVQRVFIMDDAEQFMPSYMRFVRGLIDSNDLPLNVSREILQDNKVTQSLRGACTKRVLTMLERMAKNDNEKYLEFWKEFGLVMKEGPAEDMANKEKIAGLLRFSSTEVDSAEQTISLESYVERMKEGQDKIYYLTADSYAAAKNSPHLEQFKAKGIEVVLMYDRIDEYVMNYLTDFDGKQFQSITKAGLDLSKFEGEEEKEKQKETEEEFKSVVERTQSYLGGRVKEVRTTFKLATTPAVVVTDDFEMGTQMAKLLEAAGQAAPEVKYIFEINPEHALVKQMADEADEQAFGRWVELLLGQAMLAEKGSMEDPSQFLGAINELLTKR, encoded by the coding sequence ATGAGCGAAACGGCAACGCAAAATAAAGAGACTCGTGGCTTTCAATCTGAAGTAAAACAACTACTTCATCTAATGATTCACTCACTGTATTCAAATAAAGAAATCTTCCTACGTGAGCTGATCTCTAACGCATCTGACGCGGCTGACAAGCTTCGTTTTCAAGCCCTATCTAATGGTGACCTTTACCAAGGCGATGCTGATTTAGGTGTAAAACTTTCATTCAACGCTGAAGCAAACACCTTAACGATTTCTGATAACGGTATCGGTATGAGCCGCGACAACGTGATTGAGCATTTAGGTACGATTGCTAAATCAGGCACTGCAGACTTCTTCTCAAAACTGTCTGAAGACCAAAGCAAAGACTCTCAATTGATTGGTCAATTTGGTGTTGGTTTCTATTCAGCATTCATCGTTGCGGACGCGGTAACGGTTCGCACACGTGCGGCTGGCCTAGCAAGCAATGAAGCCGTTCAATGGCACTCTGCTGGTGAAGGCGATTACACCATCGAAGACATCACTAAAGAATCTCGCGGTACTGACATCATTCTGCACATGCGTGAAGACGGTAAAGAGTTCTTAAACGAATGGCGCCTGCGTGAAGTGATCGGTAAGTACTCTGATCACATCGGTATCCCTGTTTCTATCTTCACAGCCGTGAAAGATGACGAAGGTAAAGACACCGAAGAGAAACATTGGGAACAGATTAACAAGGCGCAAGCGCTTTGGACTCGTAACAAATCTGATATCGAGAAAGAAGAGTACCAAGAGTTCTACAAGCACGTATCTCACGACTTTGCTGATCCACTAACGTGGAGCCACAACAAGGTTGAAGGTAAGAACGACTACACAAGCCTGCTTTACATCCCAGCGAAAGCACCTTGGGATATGATGAACCGTGACCATAAGAGCGGCTTAAAGCTTTATGTCCAGCGTGTATTCATCATGGATGATGCTGAACAGTTCATGCCATCTTACATGCGTTTCGTTCGCGGCCTGATTGATTCAAACGATCTGCCTCTGAACGTGTCTCGTGAAATCCTACAAGACAACAAGGTGACTCAGTCTCTTCGTGGTGCATGTACCAAGCGTGTGCTGACTATGCTTGAGCGTATGGCGAAGAACGACAATGAAAAGTACCTTGAGTTTTGGAAAGAGTTTGGCCTAGTAATGAAAGAAGGCCCGGCTGAAGACATGGCGAACAAAGAGAAGATCGCGGGTCTACTTCGTTTCTCATCAACGGAAGTGGATTCTGCTGAACAAACTATCAGCCTAGAATCTTACGTTGAACGCATGAAAGAAGGCCAAGATAAGATCTATTACCTAACAGCGGATAGCTACGCTGCAGCTAAGAACAGCCCACACTTGGAGCAGTTCAAGGCAAAAGGTATTGAAGTGGTTCTAATGTACGATCGCATTGATGAGTACGTAATGAACTACCTAACTGACTTTGACGGCAAGCAGTTCCAATCGATCACGAAAGCGGGCTTAGATCTAAGCAAGTTTGAAGGTGAAGAAGAGAAAGAGAAGCAGAAAGAGACTGAAGAAGAGTTCAAGTCTGTTGTCGAGCGCACTCAATCTTATCTAGGTGGTCGTGTTAAAGAAGTTCGCACTACATTCAAGCTAGCAACAACGCCGGCTGTTGTTGTGACTGATGACTTCGAAATGGGTACGCAAATGGCTAAGCTTCTGGAAGCTGCAGGTCAAGCGGCACCTGAAGTGAAGTACATCTTCGAGATTAACCCTGAGCACGCTCTGGTTAAACAGATGGCTGACGAAGCAGACGAGCAAGCGTTTGGTCGTTGGGTTGAGTTGCTACTTGGTCAAGCGATGCTGGCTGAAAAAGGCTCAATGGAAGATCCGTCACAATTCTTGGGTGCAATCAACGAGCTACTGACAAAGCGTTAG
- a CDS encoding transcriptional regulator, which produces MSNIGTKFILAQRFVFDPNSNSLVDQMSDGEVVRLGSNESRILLMLSERPNEVITRNELHEYVWRDQGFEVDDSSLTQAVSTLRKMLKDSTKSPEFVKTVPKRGYQFIATVERSAPLSSNDQPVAAEIAENDVEPILTFATPTATEEAITETVESEPVAKVQETNVEAEPTRAPAATPAKSTNKWLTFWLLLIAFIMPILVLTFTNPAESEFKTLAEVDGVKVQSPVNHPDLSSWLPAIEKCVLRYNTNHTGMLKPTEVIATGGQTNNLALNYIHPQDYSSENVTLRIYANQSDVNDICNGGQ; this is translated from the coding sequence ATGAGCAATATCGGCACAAAGTTTATTCTCGCACAGCGGTTTGTCTTCGATCCAAACAGCAACTCACTTGTTGACCAAATGAGCGACGGCGAAGTCGTACGCCTTGGCAGCAATGAAAGCCGCATTCTCCTGATGCTGTCGGAAAGACCCAATGAAGTTATCACTCGTAATGAATTACACGAGTATGTTTGGCGAGACCAAGGCTTTGAGGTTGATGACTCTAGCTTAACGCAAGCAGTATCGACACTAAGAAAGATGCTGAAAGATTCGACCAAATCCCCAGAATTCGTAAAGACAGTGCCTAAACGCGGTTATCAATTCATTGCGACCGTTGAGCGCTCTGCACCACTTTCATCAAATGATCAGCCAGTAGCTGCTGAAATTGCCGAAAATGACGTAGAACCTATCTTGACGTTTGCAACGCCTACAGCGACTGAAGAAGCGATCACTGAAACGGTTGAATCAGAGCCAGTAGCAAAGGTTCAAGAAACCAATGTCGAAGCTGAGCCAACACGAGCTCCTGCTGCAACTCCAGCTAAAAGCACAAATAAGTGGTTAACGTTTTGGTTGCTGCTTATTGCTTTCATCATGCCGATTCTCGTTTTGACGTTTACTAACCCGGCAGAATCCGAGTTCAAAACGTTAGCTGAAGTGGATGGCGTAAAGGTTCAATCACCAGTTAACCACCCAGATCTTAGCAGTTGGCTGCCAGCGATAGAGAAGTGTGTATTACGTTACAACACCAATCACACAGGCATGCTAAAGCCGACTGAAGTGATCGCAACAGGTGGACAAACCAACAACCTTGCCCTCAACTACATTCACCCGCAAGACTACTCGAGCGAGAATGTAACCCTAAGAATTTATGCAAACCAGTCGGATGTAAACGACATTTGTAACGGTGGTCAGTAA
- a CDS encoding regulatory protein ToxS, producing the protein MKLKVSIILLVLSAFLSGWLYWGSDAKVERLLTAHEWQSKMVTLISDNKQADSIGPLRKVELSSNAKYLPNGTYLRMSVVRLYGTQTEPANVINISETGQWDINDNYLLVSPTEFKDVTSAQRQDFSEGQLELITQVIKMDAEQSRRIDIVNPKALLLTSLNHGSTVLFSN; encoded by the coding sequence ATGAAATTAAAAGTATCGATTATTTTACTGGTTCTATCTGCATTTTTGAGTGGTTGGTTATATTGGGGAAGCGATGCAAAAGTAGAGCGTCTACTTACTGCACATGAATGGCAATCTAAGATGGTCACTCTGATCAGCGATAACAAACAAGCTGACTCAATCGGCCCACTTCGCAAAGTTGAACTGTCATCGAATGCGAAATACCTACCAAATGGTACATATCTGAGAATGTCAGTGGTTAGACTGTATGGTACTCAAACTGAGCCTGCGAATGTCATCAATATTTCGGAAACGGGTCAATGGGATATCAACGACAACTACCTATTGGTTTCACCAACAGAGTTTAAAGATGTGACTTCTGCTCAGCGCCAAGATTTTTCGGAAGGGCAGCTCGAACTGATCACCCAGGTTATTAAGATGGATGCAGAACAAAGCCGACGCATCGACATCGTTAACCCGAAAGCACTGCTACTGACTAGCTTAAATCACGGTTCAACCGTATTGTTTTCAAACTAA